The Chitinophaga parva genome has a window encoding:
- a CDS encoding sodium-translocating pyrophosphatase, translating into MNIVYLVPFFGIIALLFTALRSAWVSRQDAGNERMTEIAKHIADGAMAFLKAEYRILIYFVIIAALLLGFMGASHPNSDWTIAVAFIMGAVFSASAGFIGMKIATKANVRTAQAARTSLAKALQVSFTGGSVMGMGVAGLAVLGLGGLFIVLKAYFGASANTFEMTKTIEVLTGFSLGAESIALFARVGGGIYTKAADVGADLVGKVEAGIPEDDPRNPATIADNVGDNVGDVAGMGADLFGSYVATVLATMVLGSETTAADNFGGLSPILLPMLIAGIGIIFSIIATFFVRVSDAAGLNTNVVQKALNMGNWGSIVLTAIATYFLTMWIMPTGQLVLRGQSFTRDGVFGAIVVGLVVGTLISIITEYYTAMGKRPVLSIIRQSATGHATNIIGGLSVGMESTMLPVLVLAAGIYGSHHFAGLYGVAIAAAGMMATTAMQLAIDAFGPIADNAGGIAEMSELPADVREKTDILDAVGNTTAATGKGFAIASAALTSLALFAAFVGVSHIHGIDIYQADVLAGLFVGGMIPFIFSSLAIAAVGRAAMAMVEEVRRQFREIPGILEGTGKPEYEKCVAISTNASIREMLLPGAIALISPLLIGFLFGPEVLGGFLAGATVSGVLMGLFQNNAGGAWDNAKKSFEKGVVINGETYYKKSEPHKASVTGDTVGDPFKDTSGPSMNILIKLMSIVSLVIAPTLAVLFPSNTTVVTMKKPVNTEQVSAMKPAPQTHAIAFAKR; encoded by the coding sequence ATGAACATCGTTTATCTAGTCCCGTTTTTTGGAATCATAGCCTTGTTATTTACCGCCCTGCGTAGTGCATGGGTGTCCCGCCAGGATGCAGGAAATGAGCGCATGACAGAAATCGCCAAACACATTGCCGATGGAGCCATGGCCTTTCTCAAAGCAGAGTACAGAATACTGATCTACTTCGTGATCATCGCCGCCCTCCTGCTCGGTTTTATGGGCGCTTCCCATCCTAATTCAGATTGGACCATTGCCGTAGCCTTTATTATGGGCGCCGTGTTTTCCGCCAGCGCAGGCTTCATTGGTATGAAGATCGCTACCAAGGCCAATGTGCGCACCGCGCAGGCAGCGCGTACCAGCCTGGCCAAGGCCCTGCAGGTATCCTTTACCGGCGGTTCTGTGATGGGCATGGGCGTAGCCGGCCTGGCCGTACTGGGCCTGGGTGGTTTATTTATCGTGCTTAAAGCTTATTTCGGCGCCAGCGCCAATACATTTGAAATGACCAAGACCATCGAGGTGCTCACCGGCTTTTCCCTGGGTGCGGAAAGCATTGCCCTCTTTGCCCGCGTGGGCGGTGGCATCTACACCAAGGCGGCAGACGTAGGCGCTGACCTGGTAGGTAAAGTGGAAGCCGGCATTCCCGAGGATGATCCCCGCAACCCCGCCACCATTGCGGATAACGTAGGTGACAATGTGGGTGACGTAGCCGGTATGGGTGCAGACCTTTTCGGTTCTTACGTAGCCACCGTGCTGGCCACCATGGTACTGGGCTCAGAAACCACTGCTGCCGACAATTTTGGCGGTCTCTCCCCCATCCTGCTGCCCATGCTCATTGCAGGCATTGGCATCATCTTCTCTATCATTGCCACCTTCTTTGTGCGGGTGAGCGATGCCGCCGGTCTCAATACCAACGTGGTACAGAAAGCCCTGAACATGGGCAACTGGGGCTCCATCGTGCTCACCGCCATTGCCACCTACTTCCTTACCATGTGGATCATGCCCACCGGCCAGCTGGTACTGCGCGGGCAATCCTTTACCCGTGACGGCGTGTTTGGCGCCATCGTAGTGGGCCTGGTAGTAGGTACCCTTATCAGCATCATCACAGAATATTATACGGCTATGGGTAAACGCCCCGTGCTGTCTATCATCCGCCAGTCCGCCACCGGCCATGCTACCAACATCATTGGCGGCCTTTCCGTGGGCATGGAATCTACCATGCTGCCCGTGCTGGTGCTGGCTGCCGGTATTTACGGTTCCCACCATTTTGCAGGCCTGTACGGGGTGGCCATTGCCGCAGCCGGCATGATGGCCACCACCGCCATGCAGCTGGCCATTGACGCATTTGGCCCCATTGCAGATAACGCAGGCGGCATCGCAGAAATGAGCGAACTGCCCGCAGATGTGCGTGAAAAAACAGACATCCTCGATGCCGTGGGCAACACCACCGCTGCTACCGGCAAGGGCTTTGCCATTGCCTCTGCTGCGCTCACCTCCCTGGCACTGTTTGCCGCTTTTGTAGGGGTATCCCATATCCACGGTATTGATATTTACCAGGCAGATGTACTGGCCGGTCTCTTTGTAGGTGGTATGATCCCCTTCATCTTCTCTTCCCTGGCCATTGCGGCGGTAGGGCGCGCAGCCATGGCCATGGTGGAAGAAGTAAGACGCCAGTTCCGCGAGATCCCCGGCATCCTGGAAGGCACCGGCAAGCCCGAATATGAAAAATGCGTGGCCATTTCCACCAATGCTTCTATCCGTGAAATGTTGCTGCCCGGCGCCATTGCGCTGATCTCTCCCCTGCTTATCGGTTTCCTCTTTGGCCCGGAAGTACTGGGCGGTTTCCTGGCCGGCGCCACGGTGAGTGGTGTGCTGATGGGCCTCTTCCAGAACAACGCCGGCGGCGCCTGGGACAATGCCAAGAAGTCCTTTGAAAAAGGAGTGGTGATCAATGGTGAAACCTATTACAAAAAATCAGAGCCCCACAAAGCCTCTGTGACCGGTGATACCGTAGGCGATCCCTTCAAAGATACCTCCGGCCCGTCTATGAACATCCTCATCAAACTGATGTCCATCGTGTCACTGGTAATTGCGCCCACGCTGGCAGTGCTATTCCCAAGTAATACCACCGTGGTGACCATGAAAAAACCGGTAAATACGGAACAGGTAAGCGCAATGAAACCCGCCCCCCAAACGCATGCCATCGCATTTGCTAAACGCTGA
- a CDS encoding TonB-dependent receptor — MKTIRNAFVLLLTVLLAQTAMAQQRYTLRGYVKDKQNGESLIGISIGVPGSGLGTVTNEYGFYSLTLPTGTHELQFTYVGYTTYKTTVVLKGNQSLDVKLEQSSSQLNEVTITGKQNDKPVNTMSTGLQKLSMAQMKKMPTFMGEVDVLRAIQSLPGVTTVGEGSSGFNVRGGATDENLILLDEAPVYNSSHMLGFFSVFNPDAVKSLNLMKGGFPAEFGGRTSSVLDIRMKDGNNQKMQVNGGIGDIFSRVSVEGPIKKDESSFILAARRSYVDVLMKPFLKGDMKDTKLNFYDITGKLNFKLNKNNTLFVSGYLGRDVFGFQKQANLNWGNSTASVRWNHVFTDRIFLNATAYYSNYDYNISFNNSTSKDPNEQSEGYSWKSNIKNYGFKPAFTYYLNSSNTIHFGANAIYYTFKPGTGIGSSGQDQMATILPDKHAVEAAVYIDHEYKIGKKFGVQYGLRFSDFAYLGAGTAYYFRDTTPGIRKPLDHTTDYKANEVITNYHYLEPRINVRYNLNDDQALKASYTRTTQFMHQISNTASPTPVDIWTPSSNNIKPQVADQVSMGYFYNAKNDVFEASAEVFYKKMENQLDYIDNSKLYLNALVEGDLLPSHSRAYGLELYAKKEVGKNTGWISYTLSRSERQTAGISGGNWILNRYDRTHNLSIVATHEFDKRHSLSANFTYASGTPATYADARLEYQQWDIPYNTTDERSNYRLPAYHRLDLSYTLKGHQRKRWQGEWVFSLYNVYMRRNAYSIFFQQDPDNPAHREAVRLSIIGSVIPGVTYNFKF; from the coding sequence ATGAAAACAATCCGCAACGCGTTTGTGCTGCTGCTCACAGTATTGCTGGCGCAAACCGCTATGGCACAGCAACGCTACACCCTCCGGGGCTATGTAAAAGACAAACAGAACGGCGAAAGCCTCATCGGCATTTCCATTGGCGTACCGGGTTCCGGCCTCGGCACGGTGACCAATGAGTACGGCTTCTACAGCCTTACCCTACCCACCGGCACGCACGAACTGCAGTTCACTTATGTAGGTTACACCACTTACAAGACCACTGTAGTCCTTAAAGGCAACCAATCACTGGATGTAAAGCTGGAACAGTCCAGCAGCCAGTTGAACGAGGTGACCATCACCGGCAAGCAAAATGACAAGCCGGTAAACACCATGAGCACCGGCCTGCAAAAACTGAGCATGGCCCAGATGAAAAAGATGCCCACCTTCATGGGTGAAGTGGATGTGCTGCGCGCTATCCAGTCGCTCCCGGGCGTAACCACCGTGGGGGAAGGGTCCTCCGGTTTCAATGTGCGCGGTGGTGCCACCGATGAAAACCTGATCCTGCTGGATGAGGCCCCGGTATACAACTCCTCCCACATGCTGGGCTTCTTCTCTGTGTTCAACCCTGATGCGGTAAAAAGCCTCAACCTCATGAAAGGTGGCTTCCCTGCCGAATTTGGCGGCCGTACTTCCTCCGTACTGGACATCCGCATGAAAGATGGCAACAACCAGAAAATGCAGGTGAATGGCGGTATCGGCGACATCTTCAGCCGTGTAAGCGTGGAAGGCCCCATCAAAAAAGATGAATCCTCTTTCATCCTGGCAGCCCGCCGCTCTTATGTGGACGTGCTCATGAAACCTTTCCTCAAAGGCGATATGAAAGACACGAAACTGAACTTCTACGACATTACCGGCAAGCTCAATTTTAAACTCAATAAGAACAATACCCTGTTTGTAAGCGGCTACCTGGGGCGCGACGTATTTGGCTTCCAGAAACAGGCAAACCTGAACTGGGGCAACTCCACCGCCAGTGTGCGCTGGAACCATGTGTTTACAGACCGCATCTTCCTGAATGCCACCGCTTATTACAGCAACTATGATTACAACATCAGCTTTAATAACAGCACCAGCAAGGACCCTAACGAACAAAGCGAAGGTTATAGCTGGAAATCCAATATCAAGAACTATGGTTTTAAACCGGCATTCACCTACTATCTCAATAGCAGCAACACCATCCACTTTGGCGCCAATGCGATTTACTATACCTTCAAACCCGGTACAGGCATAGGTTCCAGCGGGCAAGACCAGATGGCCACCATCCTGCCGGACAAGCACGCCGTGGAAGCAGCCGTGTATATAGATCATGAATACAAGATTGGGAAGAAATTTGGGGTACAATACGGCCTCCGCTTCTCCGACTTTGCGTACCTGGGCGCCGGCACCGCATATTATTTCCGCGATACTACACCGGGCATCCGCAAACCGCTGGATCATACCACAGACTACAAGGCCAATGAAGTGATCACCAACTATCACTACCTGGAGCCCCGCATCAACGTGCGGTACAACCTGAACGATGACCAGGCCCTGAAAGCCTCTTACACGCGTACCACGCAGTTCATGCACCAAATCTCCAATACCGCTTCCCCTACCCCGGTGGATATCTGGACACCCAGCTCCAACAACATTAAGCCGCAGGTGGCAGACCAGGTATCCATGGGCTACTTCTACAATGCAAAGAACGATGTGTTTGAAGCCTCTGCGGAAGTGTTCTACAAGAAAATGGAGAACCAGCTGGATTATATTGACAACTCCAAACTGTACCTGAACGCCCTGGTAGAGGGAGATCTGCTACCCTCCCACAGCCGCGCCTATGGCCTGGAACTGTATGCGAAGAAAGAAGTGGGTAAGAACACCGGCTGGATCAGCTACACCCTGTCGCGCTCTGAGCGCCAGACCGCCGGCATCAGCGGTGGCAACTGGATCCTGAACCGTTACGACCGTACCCATAACCTGAGCATAGTGGCCACCCATGAATTTGATAAGCGCCACTCCCTCTCGGCAAACTTCACCTATGCATCCGGCACACCCGCTACGTATGCAGATGCCCGCCTGGAATACCAGCAGTGGGATATCCCCTACAATACCACGGATGAGCGCAGCAACTACCGCCTGCCGGCCTATCACCGCCTGGACCTGAGCTACACCCTGAAAGGCCATCAGCGCAAACGCTGGCAGGGTGAATGGGTATTCTCCCTGTACAACGTGTACATGCGCCGCAATGCCTACTCCATCTTCTTCCAGCAGGACCCCGACAATCCTGCACATCGCGAAGCGGTACGCCTGTCCATCATTGGCAGTGTGATCCCCGGTGTTACGTACAACTTTAAATTCTAA
- a CDS encoding NAD(P)-dependent oxidoreductase, giving the protein MKVALIGASGFIGKEILAEALDRGHHVTAIVRDVSKITIQSPDLTVIKADVLDEDALAAALEGNDAVISAYNAGHDASDIIDTYGRAIRSILNGTRDAGIKRFIAVSGAGSLEIEPGLQLLDTPEFPEVWKAGATATREAFYTIKAQDDLDWTVLSPAMIIEPGPRTGKFRLGTDQVVADEKGDSRISTKDFAVAIVDELENPQHIKRRFTLAY; this is encoded by the coding sequence ATGAAAGTAGCTCTCATTGGCGCCTCTGGGTTCATTGGCAAAGAGATCCTCGCAGAAGCCCTGGATCGCGGCCACCACGTAACCGCTATCGTACGCGATGTTTCCAAGATCACCATCCAATCTCCTGATCTTACCGTGATCAAGGCAGACGTACTGGATGAAGATGCCCTGGCCGCCGCCCTGGAAGGCAACGATGCGGTGATCAGCGCCTACAATGCCGGCCATGATGCATCAGACATCATAGATACCTACGGCCGCGCCATCCGCAGCATTCTCAATGGCACCCGCGATGCCGGCATTAAGCGCTTCATTGCCGTGAGCGGCGCCGGCAGCCTGGAAATAGAGCCGGGCCTGCAACTGCTGGACACCCCGGAATTTCCCGAGGTCTGGAAAGCCGGTGCCACCGCTACCCGCGAGGCTTTCTATACCATCAAGGCCCAGGATGACCTGGACTGGACCGTGCTCAGCCCCGCCATGATCATAGAGCCCGGCCCCCGTACCGGCAAGTTCCGCCTGGGCACAGACCAGGTAGTGGCAGATGAAAAAGGCGACAGCCGCATTTCCACCAAGGACTTTGCAGTGGCCATTGTAGATGAACTGGAAAACCCACAGCACATTAAACGCCGCTTTACGCTGGCTTACTAG
- a CDS encoding DUF4249 domain-containing protein: MQKYSLLILVALGLFFTACTDTINLNVPNKKNYPVLDAVITDQPGVQKIRFTSSVPYQDNNAAPVLSDATMTLFDLTSNNSYPFRFGADGYYSYDPGTGKSIGILGHVYKLHIEYKGDIYEAYDTIKRIPEIDSITYKYKSKDDNIAGKEGYFARVFITDIKGATDYYWLRAYRNNLQTRNTDAFAVDGAFDEGVADGFQLIMPLSESITRDDKPYQLGDTVIVQFSSLSYPTYNFMNQAYNQINNGGLFATVLENVKSNALNTVPSSSNKILGWFSTTSVRYKSIIIQK, translated from the coding sequence ATGCAGAAATATTCATTACTCATATTAGTGGCACTGGGCCTGTTTTTCACAGCCTGCACAGACACCATCAACCTGAATGTGCCCAACAAAAAGAACTACCCCGTGCTGGATGCCGTGATCACCGACCAGCCGGGTGTGCAGAAGATCCGCTTCACCAGCTCCGTGCCTTACCAGGACAACAATGCAGCCCCCGTGCTCAGCGACGCCACCATGACGTTGTTTGACCTCACCAGCAATAACAGCTATCCATTCAGGTTTGGTGCGGATGGCTACTATAGCTACGATCCCGGTACCGGCAAGTCCATCGGCATCCTGGGTCACGTGTACAAACTCCACATCGAGTACAAAGGCGATATTTACGAAGCATACGACACCATCAAACGCATTCCCGAGATAGATTCCATCACGTACAAGTACAAGTCGAAAGATGACAATATCGCAGGCAAGGAAGGCTACTTTGCAAGGGTGTTCATCACCGATATCAAGGGCGCCACGGATTACTACTGGCTGCGCGCTTACCGCAACAACCTCCAAACCCGCAATACGGACGCCTTTGCGGTGGACGGTGCTTTTGATGAAGGCGTGGCGGATGGCTTCCAGCTCATCATGCCCTTGAGTGAAAGCATCACCCGCGATGACAAGCCTTACCAGCTGGGCGATACAGTGATCGTACAATTTTCATCCCTTAGTTATCCTACCTATAATTTCATGAACCAGGCTTATAACCAGATCAACAACGGAGGCCTTTTTGCCACGGTACTGGAAAATGTGAAAAGCAATGCGCTCAACACTGTGCCTTCCAGCAGCAATAAGATCCTGGGCTGGTTCAGCACCA
- a CDS encoding Rrf2 family transcriptional regulator, protein MQPASFYSVYPGCIQCMPIDSAMPVCCSNSSADFRTSDYRSRNRDAALKRGRPHPYKKGPKVLPSAIPGLTLYCNSRYYRMVKSKFAISVHILSLLATSEEEWTSSEYLAGSLNANPALVRKELGALRMAGLVESKEGKNGGSRLTRPVDQILLSDVFAAIKENHIFSYSPNQPSEDCPVGKRINISLDHLFCRIDNAVHHCLQDISLQEFCTQFGGCKGKEAAQPLQHKG, encoded by the coding sequence ATGCAGCCCGCTTCCTTTTACAGCGTATACCCGGGGTGCATTCAATGTATGCCTATTGACAGTGCGATGCCGGTTTGCTGTTCAAATTCTTCAGCGGACTTCCGTACCAGCGACTACCGGTCCCGGAACCGGGACGCAGCCCTTAAAAGAGGGAGGCCCCACCCTTACAAAAAAGGCCCAAAAGTTTTGCCGTCTGCAATTCCCGGCTTAACTTTGTACTGTAATTCTCGTTATTACAGAATGGTAAAAAGCAAATTCGCCATATCAGTGCACATCCTCTCCCTCCTCGCTACCAGCGAAGAGGAATGGACCTCTTCCGAGTACCTCGCCGGCTCCCTCAATGCAAACCCCGCCCTGGTGCGCAAAGAACTGGGTGCCCTGCGCATGGCCGGCCTGGTAGAAAGCAAGGAAGGCAAGAACGGCGGCTCCCGCCTTACCCGCCCGGTAGACCAGATCCTGCTCTCCGATGTTTTTGCGGCCATCAAAGAGAATCATATTTTCAGCTACTCCCCCAACCAGCCCAGTGAAGATTGCCCCGTAGGCAAGCGCATCAACATTTCGCTGGATCACCTCTTCTGCCGCATAGACAATGCCGTGCACCATTGCCTGCAGGACATCAGCCTGCAGGAGTTCTGTACCCAGTTTGGCGGCTGCAAAGGCAAGGAAGCCGCCCAGCCATTACAACACAAGGGATAA